In the Carassius gibelio isolate Cgi1373 ecotype wild population from Czech Republic chromosome A2, carGib1.2-hapl.c, whole genome shotgun sequence genome, one interval contains:
- the LOC128028594 gene encoding nuclear receptor subfamily 2 group F member 6-like isoform X2, producing MAMVRGGWGDPNGETNGLGDKGYLRGDEDDGSPQGGGSDMEAGEDDKGCVVDCVVCGDKSSGKHYGVFTCEGCKSFFKRSVRRNLNYTCRSNRDCQIDQHHRNQCQYCRLKKCFRVGMRKEVQRGRIPPSHSSLSPSTTPVGGNAGSGVSEIYNGQPVSELISQLLRAEPYPNSRYSHQYNQQMQGGGGSMGIDSICELAARLLFSIIEWARNIPYFPELPVSEQVALLRLSWSELFILNAAQSALPLHMAPLLAAAGFHSSPMSAERVVSFMDQVRVFQDQVEKLTRLQVDSAEYSCLKAIALFSPDACGLTDPAHVESLQEKAQVALTEYERMQYPGQPQRFGRLLLRLPALRAVPANLISQLFFMRLVGKTPIETLIRDMQLSGSSISWPYVPGQ from the exons ATGGCCATGGTGAGAGGGGGGTGGGGAGATCCCAACGGGGAGACTAATGGACTTGGTGACAAGGGGTATCTGAGGGGAGATGAGGACGACGGGTCACCCCAAGGAGGCGGCAGCGACATGGAGGCCGGGGAGGATGATAAAGGTTGTGTGGTTGACTGTGTGGTCTGCGGTGACAAGTCCAGTGGGAAACACTATGGTGTGTTTACTTGTGAGGGCTGCAAGAGCTTCTTCAAACGGAGTGTCCGACGAAACCTTAACTATACCTGCAG ATCAAACAGAGACTGCCAGATTGACCAACATCACCGCAACCAGTGTCAATACTGCCGTTTAAAGAAGTGTTTCAGAGTTGGAATGCGCAAAGAAG TTCAGCGTGGACGCATCCCACCTTCGCATTCAAGCCTCAGCCCATCCACGACTCCAGTGGGCGGTAATGCCGGCAGCGGCGTGAGCGAGATCTACAACGGGCAGCCGGTGTCTGAGCTCATCTCCCAGCTCCTGCGGGCAGAGCCTTACCCTAACAGCCGCTACAGCCATCAGTACAACCAGCAGATGCAGGGGGGCGGAGGATCCATGGGCATCGACAGCATCTGCGAGCTAGCCGCCAGACTCCTGTTTAGCATCATCGAATGGGCCCGAAACATTCCTTACTTCCCTGAGCTGCCTGTATCTGAGCAGGTGGCCTTGCTGCGGCTCAGCTGGAGCGAACTGTTTATTCTTAACGCAGCCCAATCTGCCCTGCCCCTGCACATGGCCCCGCTGCTCGCCGCCGCAGGCTTTCACTCCTCTCCCATGTCTGCTGAGAGGGTGGTGTCCTTCATGGACCAGGTGCGTGTCTTCCAGGACCAAGTAGAGAAGCTAACCCGCCTGCAAGTGGATTCAGCAGAGTACAGCTGTCTGAAGGCCATAGCACTCTTCTCACCAG ATGCATGTGGGCTGACAGACCCGGCTCATGTGGAAAGCCTGCAGGAAAAAGCTCAGGTGGCCCTGACCGAGTACGAGCGCATGCAGTACCCCGGGCAGCCCCAGCGTTTTGGACGCCTCCTACTGCGACTGCCTGCTCTGAGGGCCGTGCCCGCCAACCTTATCTCTCAGCTCTTCTTCATGCGCCTCGTGGGCAAAACGCCCATTGAGACTCTCATCCGTGACATGCAGCTGTCTGGCAGCTCCATAAGTTGGCCGTATGTTCCTGGACAATAA
- the LOC128028594 gene encoding nuclear receptor subfamily 2 group F member 6-like isoform X1 — protein MAMVRGGWGDPNGETNGLGDKGYLRGDEDDGSPQGGGSDMEAGEDDKGCVVDCVVCGDKSSGKHYGVFTCEGCKSFFKRSVRRNLNYTCRSNRDCQIDQHHRNQCQYCRLKKCFRVGMRKEAVQRGRIPPSHSSLSPSTTPVGGNAGSGVSEIYNGQPVSELISQLLRAEPYPNSRYSHQYNQQMQGGGGSMGIDSICELAARLLFSIIEWARNIPYFPELPVSEQVALLRLSWSELFILNAAQSALPLHMAPLLAAAGFHSSPMSAERVVSFMDQVRVFQDQVEKLTRLQVDSAEYSCLKAIALFSPDACGLTDPAHVESLQEKAQVALTEYERMQYPGQPQRFGRLLLRLPALRAVPANLISQLFFMRLVGKTPIETLIRDMQLSGSSISWPYVPGQ, from the exons ATGGCCATGGTGAGAGGGGGGTGGGGAGATCCCAACGGGGAGACTAATGGACTTGGTGACAAGGGGTATCTGAGGGGAGATGAGGACGACGGGTCACCCCAAGGAGGCGGCAGCGACATGGAGGCCGGGGAGGATGATAAAGGTTGTGTGGTTGACTGTGTGGTCTGCGGTGACAAGTCCAGTGGGAAACACTATGGTGTGTTTACTTGTGAGGGCTGCAAGAGCTTCTTCAAACGGAGTGTCCGACGAAACCTTAACTATACCTGCAG ATCAAACAGAGACTGCCAGATTGACCAACATCACCGCAACCAGTGTCAATACTGCCGTTTAAAGAAGTGTTTCAGAGTTGGAATGCGCAAAGAAG CAGTTCAGCGTGGACGCATCCCACCTTCGCATTCAAGCCTCAGCCCATCCACGACTCCAGTGGGCGGTAATGCCGGCAGCGGCGTGAGCGAGATCTACAACGGGCAGCCGGTGTCTGAGCTCATCTCCCAGCTCCTGCGGGCAGAGCCTTACCCTAACAGCCGCTACAGCCATCAGTACAACCAGCAGATGCAGGGGGGCGGAGGATCCATGGGCATCGACAGCATCTGCGAGCTAGCCGCCAGACTCCTGTTTAGCATCATCGAATGGGCCCGAAACATTCCTTACTTCCCTGAGCTGCCTGTATCTGAGCAGGTGGCCTTGCTGCGGCTCAGCTGGAGCGAACTGTTTATTCTTAACGCAGCCCAATCTGCCCTGCCCCTGCACATGGCCCCGCTGCTCGCCGCCGCAGGCTTTCACTCCTCTCCCATGTCTGCTGAGAGGGTGGTGTCCTTCATGGACCAGGTGCGTGTCTTCCAGGACCAAGTAGAGAAGCTAACCCGCCTGCAAGTGGATTCAGCAGAGTACAGCTGTCTGAAGGCCATAGCACTCTTCTCACCAG ATGCATGTGGGCTGACAGACCCGGCTCATGTGGAAAGCCTGCAGGAAAAAGCTCAGGTGGCCCTGACCGAGTACGAGCGCATGCAGTACCCCGGGCAGCCCCAGCGTTTTGGACGCCTCCTACTGCGACTGCCTGCTCTGAGGGCCGTGCCCGCCAACCTTATCTCTCAGCTCTTCTTCATGCGCCTCGTGGGCAAAACGCCCATTGAGACTCTCATCCGTGACATGCAGCTGTCTGGCAGCTCCATAAGTTGGCCGTATGTTCCTGGACAATAA